The sequence GCGGCGGCGCAAAAAACGGATCTTTCAGCGCAACATTCGGCGCGTCCGCCCCTTGCGGCACGGCTGACGCCGTAACTATTTGCGGCGGCGCAAAAAATACGTTTTGCCCTGCTACGCCCATATGTTTGGGCGCGTCTTGCGCCGTTTTTTCCTGATTTATATTTTGCGACGTGTTTTTTTCTTGTTCTGGCATTTGGGTTCTCTCCGATAGATGTTATGTGAAATTGCAATATTATTTTTTAGAAGTTGCCTTATTTGTTGCCCTGAACTTGGGTCAATGACCAGTGTTTCAGAAACTGCTGTTTTTCTTTTAGATTTTTACTGTAACGCCAAATTCTGAAATAGTTTGTTTTCGGCGCTTTGTCTATTCTTCAGAACGAGCAACAACAACTAAACAACAAATACCCCGCCGGACATTATCCGGCACCCCTTTTGCAAAAGGGGAATTAACTTTCACACTCCGCCTGCCTCCTTTTTTTTAAAAGGGGAATTAACTTTTACTGCGTTTAATTATTTTCAAACGAAAAAAACCCGCCCGGTTAATTAAATAACCAAGCAGGTTTTAAATAAAATATATTGCTTACTTCGCTCTTTATAACAAACGTTAATATGCGAAGAATATCTGTCTGTCTGTCTGTCTGTCTGTCTGTCTGTCTGTCTGTCTGTCTGTCTGTCTGTCTGTCTGTCTGTCTGTCTGTCTGTCTGTCTGTCTGTCTGTCTGTCTGTAAATCATATTTTTTCTCTTTTTTTAAATGTAATAAATTTTACTTCGCTATTATAATTTAATTTCCTGAAAAAAGCAATATTTATGTTATTTGTTGACACAACTCCTGCGGCAAGCAAAAAGCCGTGTCAATAATTTGCTTTCATAACAATGACACGGCTTTGCCGTTACTTATCTTCCAAACTTCCTAACTTCTAAACTTCTGTCTTTAATTATACTTCAGCAAAAAGCGGCGTTGATAAATATCTTTCGCCGGTGTCCGGAAGTATAACTACTATTTTCTTTCCTGCGTTTTCAGGACGCTGCGCAATTACCGTGGCTGCGTGCAAAGCCGCGCCTGAAGAAATACCTACAAGAAGTCCTTCGGTTTTTGCAACTTCTTTGCCTTTTTTGAAAGCGTCGTCGTTGGCTACAGTAATTATCTCGTCGTAAATTTTTGTGTTCAAAGTATCGGGAACAAATCCCGCGCCTATGCCTTGAATTTTGTGAGGTCCGGGAGTTCCTTTGGAAAGAACAGGAGAATCCGCAGGCTCAACGGCTATAATTTTTACGTTAGGATTTTTAGATTTCAAATATTCGCCTACTCCGCTTATTGTTCCGCCGGTGCCTATTCCGGAAATTAAAAAATCAACTTTTCCGTCGGTGTCGTCCCAAATTTCAGGACCTGTTGTAGCTTTGTGAACCGCAGGGTTTGCAGGGTTTACAAATTGCCCGGGTATGAAAGAATTCGGCGTTGCTTTTGCAAGCTCGTCCGCTTTTGCAATTGCGCCTTTCATGCCTTTTGCGCCTTCGGTAAGAACAAGTTCCGCGCCGTAAGCTTTAAGTAAATTTCTACGCTCAATGCTCATAGTTTCAGGCATTGTAAGAATTATTTTGTATCCGCGCGACGCAGCAACGGAAGCCAAACCTATTCCGGTGTTTCCGCTGGTAGGCTCAATTATAATTGAACCTTTTTTTAGAAGACCTTTTGCTTCCGCGTCGTCAATCATAGCTTTTGCAATTCTGTCTTTAA is a genomic window of Endomicrobium proavitum containing:
- the cysK gene encoding cysteine synthase A, which codes for MSKVYNKLTELIGKTPLLRLNNYEQANGLKAEIIGKLEYFNPAGSVKDRIAKAMIDDAEAKGLLKKGSIIIEPTSGNTGIGLASVAASRGYKIILTMPETMSIERRNLLKAYGAELVLTEGAKGMKGAIAKADELAKATPNSFIPGQFVNPANPAVHKATTGPEIWDDTDGKVDFLISGIGTGGTISGVGEYLKSKNPNVKIIAVEPADSPVLSKGTPGPHKIQGIGAGFVPDTLNTKIYDEIITVANDDAFKKGKEVAKTEGLLVGISSGAALHAATVIAQRPENAGKKIVVILPDTGERYLSTPLFAEV